A region from the Enterobacter roggenkampii genome encodes:
- the flhD gene encoding flagellar transcriptional regulator FlhD: MHTSELLKHIYDINLSYLLLAQRLISQDKASAMFRLGINEEMATMLGGLTLPQMVKLAETNQLVCQFRFDDSQTITRLTQESRVDDLQQIHTGILLSTRLLNEISQPDDVARKKRA, translated from the coding sequence ATGCATACATCCGAGTTGCTAAAACATATCTATGACATCAATTTGTCGTATTTACTGCTCGCGCAGCGTTTGATTAGTCAGGACAAGGCGTCCGCGATGTTTCGTCTGGGTATTAACGAAGAGATGGCAACCATGCTGGGCGGTTTAACCCTCCCGCAGATGGTTAAACTGGCTGAAACGAATCAACTGGTTTGCCAGTTCCGTTTCGATGACTCTCAGACAATAACGCGTCTGACGCAGGAGTCCCGTGTAGACGATCTTCAACAGATCCATACCGGTATTCTTCTTTCTACTCGCTTGCTTAACGAAATCAGCCAGCCTGATGACGTAGCCCGTAAGAAAAGGGCCTAG
- a CDS encoding anaerobic C4-dicarboxylate transporter, which translates to MITIEFVVILLCLLTGTRFGGMGLGLISGIGLFILCFVFGLQPGKPPVDVMLTILAVIGCAATLQTAGGLNVMMQFAERLLRKHPQHITLLAPFTTWMLTFLCGTGHVVYTMFPIIADIALKKGIRPERPMAVASVASQMAITASPVSVAVVSLVSILAAQHGIGHAWGILEILAVSVPASLFGVAIAALWSLRRGKDLADDMEFQEKLKDPKQREFIYGGTETLMNQRFPKQAYWSTWIFFAGIAVVVLLGAFPELRPAFELKGKMTALSMNLVIQMMMLIAGAVMLMACKVNASAISNGAVFKAGMVAIFSVFGVAWMSDTFFQAHLDELKLALEGVVKSHPWTYAIVLFLVSKLVNSQAAALTAVAPMGLMLGIDPKMLIAFFPASYGYFVLPTYPSDLACIGFDRSGTTRIGKFIINHSFILPGLIGVSCACAASYLLVQTFF; encoded by the coding sequence ATGATCACCATTGAGTTTGTTGTCATTCTCCTCTGCCTGCTGACGGGTACGCGTTTCGGCGGTATGGGGCTTGGGTTAATCAGCGGTATTGGTCTTTTTATTTTATGTTTCGTCTTTGGTCTGCAGCCGGGTAAACCGCCGGTTGACGTCATGCTGACCATCCTCGCGGTGATTGGCTGTGCCGCTACTCTGCAAACGGCGGGCGGTCTCAACGTCATGATGCAGTTTGCGGAACGTCTGCTGCGCAAACACCCGCAGCACATCACCCTGCTCGCCCCGTTTACCACCTGGATGCTGACCTTTCTGTGCGGCACCGGCCATGTGGTCTACACCATGTTCCCGATTATTGCGGATATCGCCCTGAAAAAAGGGATCCGTCCGGAGCGCCCTATGGCCGTGGCGTCGGTCGCGTCGCAGATGGCGATCACGGCCTCCCCCGTTTCCGTTGCCGTCGTGTCGCTGGTGTCCATCCTGGCAGCCCAGCATGGGATCGGCCACGCGTGGGGAATTCTGGAAATTCTCGCCGTGTCGGTTCCCGCTTCACTTTTCGGCGTGGCTATTGCTGCACTGTGGAGTTTACGCCGCGGGAAAGATTTGGCGGACGACATGGAGTTTCAGGAAAAGCTAAAAGATCCTAAGCAGCGCGAGTTTATCTACGGCGGAACAGAGACGTTAATGAATCAGCGTTTCCCAAAACAGGCCTACTGGTCCACGTGGATTTTCTTTGCCGGCATTGCCGTGGTCGTTCTGCTGGGGGCCTTCCCTGAGCTGCGCCCCGCCTTTGAACTGAAAGGCAAAATGACGGCGCTGTCGATGAACCTTGTCATCCAGATGATGATGTTAATTGCGGGTGCCGTGATGCTGATGGCCTGTAAGGTCAATGCCTCCGCGATTTCAAACGGCGCGGTGTTCAAGGCCGGTATGGTTGCGATCTTCTCGGTATTCGGCGTGGCGTGGATGAGCGATACCTTTTTCCAGGCGCATCTCGACGAGTTAAAGCTGGCCCTGGAAGGCGTGGTGAAAAGCCACCCGTGGACATATGCGATTGTGCTGTTTCTGGTGTCAAAACTGGTGAACAGCCAGGCGGCGGCGCTGACGGCGGTTGCGCCGATGGGGTTGATGTTGGGCATCGACCCGAAAATGCTGATCGCCTTTTTCCCGGCGTCCTACGGCTATTTTGTCCTGCCGACCTATCCCAGCGATTTGGCCTGCATCGGCTTTGACCGGTCAGGCACGACCCGCATCGGTAAATTTATCATCAACCACAGCTTTATTTTGCCAGGGCTGATTGGGGTAAGCTGCGCGTGTGCCGCGAGCTACCTGCTGGTCCAGACGTTCTTCTGA
- a CDS encoding non-heme ferritin-like protein, which translates to MATQTMMQKLNAQMNLEFYASNLHLHLSAWCAENSLTGSATFFRSQAQSNVTHMMRVFNFLKAAGANPVVKALDGINESYSCLEELFQKTLEEYEQRCSTLNKLADEAKAQQDITTLRFLRDMDKEQQQDGLLLKTLADELHNAQQAGLCPEQTDRHLLDIVAVQHH; encoded by the coding sequence ATGGCTACCCAAACGATGATGCAAAAACTTAACGCGCAGATGAACCTTGAGTTCTACGCCTCCAACCTGCACCTTCACTTAAGTGCCTGGTGCGCTGAGAATAGCCTCACGGGCTCTGCCACCTTCTTTCGCTCTCAGGCACAAAGTAACGTCACCCATATGATGCGCGTTTTTAACTTCCTGAAAGCTGCCGGGGCAAACCCTGTCGTTAAAGCCCTTGATGGGATAAACGAGAGCTACTCTTGTCTGGAAGAACTGTTTCAGAAAACGCTTGAAGAGTATGAACAACGCTGCAGCACCCTCAACAAACTGGCCGATGAAGCCAAAGCGCAGCAGGACATTACGACGCTGAGATTCTTACGCGATATGGATAAAGAGCAGCAGCAGGATGGCCTGCTGCTGAAGACGCTGGCGGATGAGCTGCATAACGCGCAGCAGGCAGGTTTATGTCCTGAGCAAACCGACCGTCACCTGCTCGACATTGTGGCGGTGCAGCACCACTGA
- the yecR gene encoding YecR family lipoprotein, with protein sequence MKRVIVAGTLLLLAGCSINRQAEVSSLDAPNGIVRLNYGQAALQNAYSDEYVNNGTAAKACQSMGYATASAYGQPIKTCTLISGSLCLNESVTIQYKCMGYAVNPKSNNPWY encoded by the coding sequence ATGAAAAGAGTCATTGTAGCCGGCACACTCCTCCTGCTCGCGGGGTGCAGTATTAACCGCCAGGCTGAAGTCAGCAGCCTCGATGCGCCGAACGGCATCGTCCGCCTTAACTACGGTCAGGCAGCGCTGCAAAATGCGTATTCCGATGAGTATGTGAATAACGGTACGGCGGCAAAAGCATGTCAGAGCATGGGGTATGCCACGGCCTCAGCCTATGGTCAGCCCATTAAAACCTGCACCCTCATTAGCGGCTCGTTGTGTCTGAACGAGAGCGTGACTATCCAGTATAAATGTATGGGTTATGCCGTGAACCCTAAGTCAAACAATCCGTGGTATTAA
- the otsB gene encoding trehalose-phosphatase, which yields MADLLTAPPVLPGHYAFFFDLDGTLAGIKPHPDQVSIPEAVLQDLHQLSLMNEGALALISGRSMAELDLLASPYHFPLAGVHGAERRDIHDQTHIVSLPDALTQTLQKRLSAALADLPGTELEAKGMAFALHYRQAPQHGDAVLALAQTVADAHPQLALQPGKCVVELKPKGINKGAAIAAFMAEAPFKGRTPVFFGDDLTDEAGFRVVNQAGGIAVKVGPGDTVAEWRLADVASVWQWVSDIANQQQQQIAQNKGGNHYGSLSRRL from the coding sequence GTGGCTGACTTGTTAACCGCACCGCCTGTACTGCCCGGACATTATGCTTTCTTTTTTGATCTCGACGGCACGCTCGCCGGGATAAAACCGCACCCCGATCAGGTGTCTATTCCGGAGGCGGTGTTGCAGGATTTGCATCAGCTCTCGCTCATGAATGAGGGAGCACTGGCATTGATATCAGGGCGCTCAATGGCCGAGCTGGATCTGCTCGCCAGTCCATACCACTTTCCGCTGGCCGGTGTACACGGAGCGGAGCGCCGCGACATCCATGATCAAACGCATATCGTTTCACTCCCCGACGCACTTACGCAAACGCTCCAGAAGCGGCTCTCTGCTGCGCTGGCCGACCTGCCTGGCACCGAGCTGGAAGCCAAAGGCATGGCCTTTGCCCTGCATTATCGCCAGGCACCGCAGCACGGAGATGCCGTGCTCGCGCTTGCTCAGACGGTAGCGGATGCGCATCCACAGCTGGCGCTGCAGCCGGGCAAATGCGTGGTGGAGTTAAAGCCGAAGGGGATTAATAAAGGCGCAGCCATCGCCGCCTTTATGGCGGAGGCACCTTTTAAGGGCCGGACGCCTGTTTTCTTTGGGGATGACCTGACCGACGAGGCCGGGTTCCGTGTGGTTAATCAGGCCGGAGGGATCGCCGTTAAGGTAGGGCCTGGTGACACTGTCGCCGAATGGCGGCTGGCGGATGTCGCCAGCGTCTGGCAGTGGGTATCTGATATCGCTAACCAGCAACAACAACAAATAGCGCAAAACAAAGGGGGAAACCATTATGGGTCGCTTAGTCGTCGTCTCTAA
- the araG gene encoding L-arabinose ABC transporter ATP-binding protein AraG, with amino-acid sequence MRQSDPYLSFRGIGKTFPGVNALTDISFDCYAGQVHALMGENGAGKSTLLKILSGNYSPTTGTLAIRGEEVSFADTTAALNAGVAIIYQELHLIPEMTVAENIYLGQLPHKGGVVNRSLLNYEAGLQLKHLGLDVDPQTPLKYLSIGQWQMVEIAKALARNARIIAFDEPTSSLSKREIENLFRVIRELRQEGRTILYVSHRMEEIFALSDAITVFKDGRYVRTFTDMAQVNHDQLVQAMVGRDLGDIYHWQPRQYGPERLRLDSVKAPGVRTPISLSVRSGEIVGLFGLVGAGRSELMKGLFGGTRITDGQVSIDGERVDIQKPAHAIGAGMMLCPEDRKAEGIIPVHSVRDNINISARRKFIRAGCLINDSWESSNADHHIRSLNIKTPGPEQLIMNLSGGNQQKAILGRWLSEDMKVILLDEPTRGIDVGAKHEIYNVIYELAKRGVAVLFASSDLPEVLGVADRIVVMREGEIAGELLHEQANEQQALNLAMPKVSQAVA; translated from the coding sequence ATGCGACAGTCTGATCCGTATCTCTCTTTTCGCGGCATCGGGAAAACCTTCCCCGGTGTGAACGCGCTGACCGATATCAGCTTCGACTGCTATGCCGGCCAGGTTCACGCCCTGATGGGGGAAAACGGTGCGGGAAAATCCACGCTGTTGAAAATCCTCAGCGGCAACTACTCGCCAACAACCGGCACGCTGGCGATCCGCGGCGAAGAGGTCTCTTTTGCCGATACCACGGCGGCGCTCAATGCCGGGGTGGCCATTATCTATCAGGAGCTGCACCTCATCCCTGAGATGACCGTGGCGGAAAATATCTATTTAGGACAGCTCCCGCACAAAGGCGGCGTGGTGAATCGTTCGCTACTTAATTATGAAGCGGGGCTGCAGCTAAAACACCTGGGGCTGGACGTCGATCCCCAGACGCCGCTGAAATATCTCTCCATCGGCCAGTGGCAGATGGTTGAAATTGCCAAGGCACTGGCGCGTAACGCCAGAATAATTGCCTTCGATGAACCCACCAGTTCGCTCTCTAAGCGTGAAATCGAAAATCTGTTCCGCGTGATCCGCGAATTGCGTCAGGAAGGCCGGACGATTTTGTACGTTTCGCACCGCATGGAAGAGATTTTTGCTCTCAGCGATGCCATCACCGTGTTTAAAGATGGACGCTATGTGCGCACCTTTACCGACATGGCGCAGGTGAACCATGACCAGCTTGTTCAGGCGATGGTCGGACGCGATCTGGGTGATATCTATCACTGGCAGCCTCGCCAGTACGGCCCTGAGCGTCTGCGCCTCGATAGCGTAAAAGCGCCGGGCGTCAGAACGCCGATTTCGTTATCCGTACGCAGCGGTGAAATCGTCGGCCTGTTTGGTCTGGTAGGCGCGGGGCGTAGCGAATTGATGAAAGGGCTGTTCGGCGGTACCCGTATTACCGATGGGCAGGTCTCCATTGACGGCGAGCGGGTAGACATTCAGAAACCGGCCCACGCGATCGGGGCGGGAATGATGCTCTGTCCGGAAGACCGGAAAGCAGAGGGCATTATTCCGGTGCACTCGGTACGCGACAACATCAATATTTCCGCCCGCCGTAAGTTTATTCGCGCAGGTTGCCTGATAAACGATAGCTGGGAGTCGAGCAATGCCGACCACCATATTCGTTCACTAAATATCAAAACGCCGGGTCCGGAACAGCTGATCATGAATCTGTCAGGCGGAAACCAGCAGAAGGCCATTCTGGGCCGCTGGCTGTCGGAGGATATGAAGGTCATCTTGCTGGATGAGCCGACGCGCGGTATCGACGTGGGGGCAAAACACGAGATTTATAACGTGATCTATGAGCTGGCAAAACGCGGCGTGGCGGTGCTCTTCGCCTCGAGCGATCTGCCGGAGGTGCTGGGCGTGGCCGACCGCATTGTGGTGATGCGTGAAGGCGAAATTGCCGGCGAATTACTTCATGAACAGGCGAATGAACAACAGGCGTTGAACCTCGCCATGCCTAAAGTTAGCCAGGCCGTCGCCTGA
- the flhC gene encoding flagellar transcriptional regulator FlhC, whose protein sequence is MSEKSIVQEARDIQLAMELITLGARLQMLESETQLSRGRLIKLYKELRGSPPPKGMLPFSTDWFMTWEQNIHASMFCNAWQYLLKTGLCSGVDAVIKAYKLYLEQCPQQEEGPLLALTRAWTLVRFVESGMLELSRCNCCNGNFITHAHQPAGSFACSLCQPPSRAVKRRKLSRDAADIIPQLLDEQIEQAV, encoded by the coding sequence ATGAGCGAGAAAAGCATTGTTCAGGAAGCGCGTGACATACAGTTGGCCATGGAGCTGATTACGCTGGGTGCTCGTTTACAAATGCTGGAAAGCGAGACGCAGTTGAGCCGTGGTCGTCTCATCAAACTGTACAAAGAGTTACGTGGTAGTCCCCCGCCGAAAGGCATGCTGCCGTTTTCTACCGACTGGTTTATGACGTGGGAGCAGAATATTCACGCTTCCATGTTCTGTAATGCCTGGCAGTATCTTCTCAAAACCGGTTTGTGTAGCGGCGTTGACGCCGTGATCAAAGCCTACAAACTTTACCTTGAACAATGCCCACAGCAGGAAGAAGGTCCTCTGCTGGCGCTGACCCGCGCATGGACGCTGGTGCGTTTTGTTGAGAGCGGAATGCTTGAGCTGTCGCGCTGCAACTGCTGCAACGGCAATTTCATTACCCATGCTCACCAACCTGCAGGCAGCTTCGCCTGTAGTTTATGTCAGCCTCCTTCCCGTGCAGTAAAAAGACGTAAACTTTCCCGGGATGCTGCCGATATTATTCCACAACTGCTGGATGAACAGATCGAACAAGCTGTTTAA
- the araH gene encoding L-arabinose ABC transporter permease AraH: MMSSVTTSGVPKSKSALSVGRIWDQYGMLVVFAALFVACAIFVPNFATFINMKGLGLAISMSGMVACGMLFCLASGDFDLSVASVIACAGVTTAVVINMTESLWIGVFAGLLLGVISGLVNGFVIARLKINALITTLATMQIVRGLAYIISDGKAVGIEDERFFTLGYANWLGLPAPIWLTVACLILFGFLLNRTTFGRNTLAIGGNEEAARLAGVPVVRTKIIIFVLSGLVSAAAGIILASRMTSGQPMTSIGYELIVISACVLGGVSLKGGIGKISYVVAGILILGTVENAMNLLNISPFSQYVVRGLILLAAVIFDRYKQKAKRTV, translated from the coding sequence ATGATGTCCTCTGTTACTACATCCGGAGTGCCGAAGTCGAAGTCGGCGTTGAGCGTTGGGCGTATCTGGGATCAGTACGGCATGCTGGTGGTGTTTGCCGCACTGTTCGTCGCCTGCGCGATCTTTGTCCCCAACTTTGCCACCTTCATTAATATGAAGGGGCTGGGTCTCGCCATCTCCATGTCCGGGATGGTGGCCTGCGGGATGCTGTTCTGTCTGGCCTCCGGCGATTTTGACCTGTCGGTGGCGTCGGTGATTGCCTGTGCAGGCGTTACGACGGCCGTGGTGATCAACATGACGGAGAGCCTGTGGATTGGCGTTTTTGCCGGTCTGTTACTCGGCGTCATCAGCGGCCTGGTGAACGGTTTTGTTATCGCGCGCCTGAAGATTAACGCCCTGATCACGACGCTTGCGACAATGCAAATTGTCCGCGGGCTGGCCTATATCATCTCCGACGGTAAAGCGGTGGGGATTGAAGACGAGCGTTTCTTTACGCTGGGTTACGCCAACTGGCTGGGTCTGCCTGCGCCTATCTGGCTGACCGTGGCCTGCCTGATCCTGTTCGGCTTCCTGCTTAACCGGACCACCTTTGGCCGTAATACGCTGGCGATTGGCGGTAACGAAGAGGCCGCCCGTCTGGCCGGGGTGCCGGTGGTGCGCACCAAAATTATTATCTTTGTGCTCTCGGGGCTCGTTTCTGCCGCGGCGGGGATTATTCTGGCGTCGCGTATGACCAGCGGCCAGCCAATGACCTCTATTGGTTATGAGCTGATCGTTATTTCGGCCTGCGTGTTAGGGGGCGTTTCCCTCAAGGGAGGCATCGGAAAAATCTCATATGTGGTGGCCGGTATCCTGATTTTGGGCACGGTAGAGAACGCCATGAACCTGCTGAATATTTCGCCGTTCTCGCAGTACGTGGTGCGTGGTCTGATCCTGCTGGCAGCGGTGATATTCGACCGTTACAAGCAAAAAGCGAAGCGTACCGTGTAA
- the araF gene encoding arabinose ABC transporter substrate-binding protein AraF, producing MHKFTKALAAIGLAAVMSQSAIAENLKLGFLVKQPEEPWFQTEWKFADKAGKDLGFEVIKIAVPDGEKTLNAIDSLAASGAKGFVICTPDPKLGSAIAAKARGYDMKVIAVDDQFVNAKGKPMDSVPLVMMAATKIGERQGQELYKEMQKRGWDVKETAVMAITADELDTARRRTTGSMDALKAAGFPEKQIYKVPTKSNDIPGAFDAANSMLVQHPEVKHWLVVGMNDNTVLGGVRATEGQGFKAPDVIGIGINGVDAVSELSKAQATGFYGSLLPSPDVHGYKSSEMLYNWVTKGAEPPKFTEVTDVVLITRDNFKEELAKKGLGGK from the coding sequence ATGCACAAATTTACTAAAGCGCTGGCGGCCATCGGTCTGGCTGCCGTTATGTCACAATCCGCTATTGCTGAGAATTTAAAACTCGGTTTTTTGGTAAAACAGCCCGAAGAGCCCTGGTTCCAGACGGAGTGGAAATTCGCCGATAAGGCCGGGAAAGATTTAGGTTTTGAAGTGATTAAAATCGCCGTGCCTGACGGTGAGAAAACCCTGAACGCCATCGACAGCCTGGCGGCCAGCGGTGCGAAAGGTTTCGTTATCTGTACGCCGGATCCAAAGCTGGGCTCGGCCATCGCGGCAAAAGCCCGCGGTTACGACATGAAGGTCATTGCCGTTGACGATCAGTTCGTGAACGCCAAAGGCAAGCCGATGGACAGCGTCCCGCTGGTCATGATGGCCGCGACAAAAATCGGCGAACGTCAGGGCCAGGAGCTCTATAAAGAGATGCAAAAACGCGGCTGGGACGTCAAAGAGACCGCAGTGATGGCTATTACAGCGGATGAGCTGGACACGGCGCGTCGTCGTACGACCGGGTCAATGGACGCGCTGAAGGCGGCCGGCTTCCCGGAAAAACAGATCTACAAAGTCCCCACCAAATCTAACGATATCCCGGGCGCTTTCGACGCAGCCAACTCCATGCTGGTTCAGCATCCGGAGGTCAAACACTGGCTGGTGGTCGGCATGAACGACAACACCGTGCTGGGCGGCGTGCGCGCGACGGAAGGTCAGGGCTTCAAGGCACCTGACGTGATCGGGATTGGTATCAACGGCGTTGACGCCGTCAGCGAGCTGTCCAAAGCGCAGGCCACCGGCTTCTACGGCTCACTGCTGCCAAGCCCGGACGTTCACGGCTATAAATCCAGCGAGATGCTCTACAACTGGGTCACCAAAGGGGCTGAACCGCCGAAATTTACCGAAGTGACCGACGTGGTGCTCATTACCCGCGACAACTTCAAAGAGGAGCTGGCGAAAAAAGGACTGGGCGGGAAGTAA
- the ftnA gene encoding non-heme ferritin, which yields MLKTEMIDKLNAQMNLELYSSLLYQQMSAWCSYHSFEGAAAFLRRHAQEEMTHMQRLFDYLTDTGSLPRIETVASPFAEYNSLDELFRATYEHEQLITQKINELVHAAMTSQDYPTFNFLQWYVAEQHEEEKLFKSVLDKLSLVGKSGEGLYFIDKELSTLDTQN from the coding sequence ATGCTGAAAACTGAAATGATCGACAAGCTCAACGCACAAATGAATCTTGAGCTGTATTCATCCCTTCTCTACCAGCAGATGAGCGCCTGGTGCAGCTATCACAGCTTTGAAGGCGCTGCCGCGTTTCTGCGTCGTCACGCGCAGGAAGAGATGACCCACATGCAGCGTCTGTTTGATTATCTGACGGATACCGGCAGCCTGCCGCGCATTGAAACCGTGGCATCTCCATTTGCTGAATATAATTCTCTCGATGAACTGTTCCGCGCCACCTACGAGCACGAGCAGCTGATCACCCAGAAAATTAACGAACTGGTTCATGCCGCGATGACCAGCCAGGATTATCCAACCTTCAATTTCCTGCAGTGGTATGTCGCCGAACAGCATGAAGAAGAGAAGCTGTTTAAATCCGTGCTGGATAAATTATCTCTGGTGGGGAAATCAGGCGAAGGTCTTTACTTTATTGATAAAGAACTTTCCACGCTGGATACGCAGAATTAA
- a CDS encoding DUF2766 family protein → MSQNLSADQELVSDVVACQLVIKQILDVLDVIAPVEVREKMSTQLKNIDFASHPAAADPVTLRAIQKAIALIELRFTPQGESH, encoded by the coding sequence ATGTCACAAAACCTGAGCGCCGATCAGGAACTGGTCTCTGACGTTGTCGCCTGCCAGCTGGTTATCAAACAAATCCTGGATGTTCTGGACGTGATTGCGCCGGTTGAAGTGCGCGAGAAGATGTCTACCCAGCTGAAAAACATCGATTTTGCCAGCCATCCTGCAGCCGCTGACCCGGTAACGCTTCGTGCGATCCAGAAAGCCATCGCGCTGATCGAGCTGCGATTCACGCCGCAGGGTGAGTCCCACTGA
- the azuC gene encoding stress response protein AzuC — MKLRKILKSMWANYCRTFKDVPPGAMF, encoded by the coding sequence GTGAAACTGCGCAAAATCCTGAAAAGTATGTGGGCCAATTACTGCCGCACGTTCAAAGACGTGCCGCCGGGCGCCATGTTCTGA
- the otsA gene encoding alpha,alpha-trehalose-phosphate synthase, with protein MGRLVVVSNRIAPPDDKKASAGGLAVGVLGALKAAGGLWFGWSGEISEEEKPLTKVTRGNITWASFALKEKDYDEYYSQFSNAVLWPAFHYRLDLVKFQRESFEGYARVNALLADKLLPLIEEDDILWIHDYHLLPFARELRKRGVNNRIGFFLHIPFPTPEIFTALPPHEELLEALCDYDLLGFQTENDRLAFLDSVSGKARLVTKGGKTHTAWGKTFHTEVYPIGIEPDEIAEQASGPLPPKLAQLKNELKHVKNIFSVERLDYSKGLPERFLAYETLLDKYPEHHGKIRYTQIAPTSRGEVQAYQDIRHQLETEAGRINGRYGQLGWTPLFYLNQHFDRKILMKVFRYADVGLVTPLRDGMNLVAKEYVAAQDPADPGVLVLSQFAGAANELTSALIVNPYDRDDVANALNRALTMPLTERISRHAEMMETIRKNDINHWQARFIQDLRDIAPQSHEGDLQKKIATFPKLA; from the coding sequence ATGGGTCGCTTAGTCGTCGTCTCTAACCGAATCGCACCGCCTGATGATAAAAAAGCCAGTGCGGGTGGCCTGGCGGTAGGGGTGTTAGGTGCCTTGAAAGCCGCTGGCGGGCTGTGGTTTGGCTGGAGCGGAGAAATCAGTGAAGAAGAGAAACCGCTCACAAAAGTGACGCGCGGTAACATCACGTGGGCGTCGTTTGCACTGAAAGAGAAAGACTATGACGAGTATTACTCGCAGTTCTCGAATGCCGTCCTGTGGCCGGCGTTTCACTATCGCCTTGACCTGGTCAAATTCCAGCGTGAATCCTTCGAAGGCTACGCGCGCGTGAATGCGCTGCTGGCGGATAAACTGCTGCCTTTAATAGAAGAAGACGATATTTTATGGATCCACGATTATCACCTGCTGCCGTTCGCCAGAGAGCTGCGAAAGAGGGGAGTGAATAACCGGATTGGCTTCTTCCTGCACATCCCGTTCCCGACGCCGGAAATTTTTACCGCGCTGCCGCCGCATGAAGAGCTGCTGGAAGCGCTGTGTGACTACGATTTGCTGGGCTTCCAGACGGAAAATGACCGCCTGGCATTCCTTGACTCCGTGTCAGGGAAAGCGCGTCTGGTGACCAAAGGCGGGAAAACCCATACGGCGTGGGGAAAAACGTTCCACACCGAAGTGTATCCAATAGGGATTGAACCTGACGAAATCGCGGAGCAGGCCTCTGGTCCGCTGCCGCCGAAGCTGGCGCAGCTTAAGAATGAACTCAAACACGTGAAAAATATCTTCTCGGTCGAGCGTCTTGATTATTCTAAAGGGCTGCCGGAACGCTTCCTGGCGTATGAGACGCTGCTGGATAAATATCCGGAGCATCACGGTAAAATTCGCTATACCCAGATTGCGCCGACGTCGCGCGGTGAGGTTCAGGCCTATCAGGACATTCGCCATCAGCTGGAGACAGAAGCCGGGCGCATTAATGGCCGCTACGGGCAGCTGGGCTGGACGCCGCTGTTTTATCTGAATCAGCACTTCGACCGCAAGATCCTGATGAAGGTCTTCCGCTATGCGGACGTTGGCCTGGTGACGCCGCTGCGCGACGGGATGAACCTGGTCGCGAAAGAATACGTGGCAGCGCAGGATCCCGCCGATCCGGGTGTTCTGGTGCTTTCCCAGTTTGCCGGGGCCGCGAATGAGCTCACGTCGGCGCTTATCGTGAACCCTTACGATCGCGATGACGTGGCGAATGCCCTGAACCGCGCGCTGACCATGCCGCTCACCGAACGTATTTCCCGCCATGCTGAAATGATGGAGACGATCCGGAAGAACGATATTAACCACTGGCAGGCGCGTTTTATTCAGGATCTCCGCGATATCGCCCCACAAAGCCATGAAGGCGATTTACAAAAAAAGATCGCAACTTTCCCTAAACTTGCCTGA